The following proteins come from a genomic window of Brachionichthys hirsutus isolate HB-005 unplaced genomic scaffold, CSIRO-AGI_Bhir_v1 contig_238, whole genome shotgun sequence:
- the LOC137917530 gene encoding zinc finger protein 383-like, with translation MKAEDGAAQTESAVSMPVIISVVGAADFDLLISNSSHVSASHDERGGTSRQDGEIEQQFQTQGNDNASKKSFVCGVCSKCHTKNSRLKVHMRVHTGEKPYICEACGKAFTQNQNLKTHMRIHTGDEPFICKTCGKAFTRNHNLKSHMRIHAGDEPFICKTCGKAFTQNGSLKSHMRIHTGVKPYICKTCGKAFSENGSLKSHMRIHTGVKPYICKTCGKAFSGNGSLKSHMRIHTGDEPFICKTCGKAFTQNQHLKTHMRIHTGDKPFICKTCGKAFTQNQHLKTHMRIHTGVKPFICKTCGKAFTQNQHLKSHMRIHTGVKPFICKTC, from the coding sequence atgaaagctgaagatggtgcagcgcAGACCGAGTCCGCtgtcagcatgccggttataatctctgtggtaggagcagcagactttgacctgctgatctctaacagctctcatgTATCTGCCAGCCATGATGAAAGAGGTGGAACAAGCAGACAAGATGGTGAGATTGAGCAACAGTTCCAAACCCAGGGAAACGATAACGCCAGTAAGAAGTCATTTGTTTGCGGAGTATGTAGCAAgtgtcacacaaaaaacagtcgccttaaagtccacatgagagtccacactggagagaagccttacatttgtgaagcatgtggaaaagcttttacacaaaatcaaaatttgaaaactcacatgagaatccacactggagatgagcctttcatttgtaagacttgtggcaaagcttttacacgaAATCATAatttgaaaagtcacatgagaatccacgcTGGAGAtgagcctttcatttgtaaaacatgtggcaaagcttttacacaaaatggcagtttgaaaagtcacatgagaatccacactggagtgaagccttacatttgtaaaacatgtggcaaagctttttcagaaaatggcagtttgaaaagtcacatgagaatccacactggagtgaagccttacatttgtaagacttgtggcaaagctttttcAGGAAATGGCAgtttgaaaagtcacatgagaatccacactggagatgagcctttcatttgtaagacttgtggcaaagcttttacacaaaatcaacatttgaaaactcacatgagaatccacactggagataagcctttcatttgtaagacttgtggcaaagcttttacacaaaatcaacatttgaaaactcacatgagaatccacactggagtgaagcctttcatttgtaagacttgtggcaaagcttttacacaaaatcaacatttgaaaagtcacatgagaatccacactggagtgaagcctttcatttgtaagacttgtg